The following is a genomic window from Abditibacteriaceae bacterium.
GCCCAGCCAACAACCACCAGAATCAGGATCAACACTGTGGCGAATACCGGTCGTCGCACACAGAGTTCGGCTAACTTTTGCATGAATATCCTCGCGTTCGGGAAACGCGCTTTTCACAAAGTACGGTCGAAATCGACTGTACCCTTTTACTTCCGTTCGGGAATTCCCAGCTCTTTGCGGCGCGCGGCGTTGGCCGCCGTCAATTCTTTCGACAGCGTGCTTTGCGTGCCGCTTTTTTCCTGCTGCAACGCCACGCGATAGGCGTTTTGTCCTTCCGCCGTTGCAACACCGACCGCAGACGACAACTGCGCCTGCGCCTGCGCCAAATTGAAACGCGCATTGACGGCTGCCGTTTGCGCGTTGAGCAAGGCAGTTTGCGCGTCGGTGACTTCGACGGCTGTGCGCGCTCCGGCTTCGTAGCCGAGCTGCGCCGCCGCGAGGGCCGCCTGCGCTTCGCCAACCGAGGCTTCGGCGCTTTGCTGCTGGCCTTGCGCCGTGTCGATATTGGTAATCGCGGTTTCAATCTGGTTCGCAACGCCGAGGAGTTGCAAATCGAAGTTCGCCCGCGACTGATCGGCAAGGGCGCGTGCTTCGCGCACTTGGGCTGAAGTCCGGCCCGAATCGAACAAACTTTGCGCGACGCTTAAACCAAGCGACACCGCGAAGTTGCCCAGAAAACTCGCCGGGTTCCGCAAGAAACCGCTCAGGCTGAGGCCGAGATTCGGCTTGCGCTGCGCTCGGGCCGATTCGATTCCAGCGTCGGCAGCGAACACCTGATTGCGCGCGACTTCACCCTGAGGGCGCGAGCGCGAAGCCAGCGTTTGCAATTCCAAAAGGCTGGCCGTAGGCGAACCGGCGCGCGCTTCGGCGGCCACTTCGAGCGGAAGCGGCACGCGCAACTCAAGGCGGTCGATGGAGGCCACGCGCAACGGCGCTTCGGGCAAGCGGCCCATCAGCGTGTTGAGGTTGGCGCGTGCCTGCGACGCCGCATTTACGGCGGCGATGCGCGTTTGCTGCGCTTCGGCCAGAACTGTGTTCGCGCGATAAACATCGACGCGCGCCGATGCGCCCGCTTCGTAACGTACCGTCGCCACGCGTTGGCGTTCGCGCGAAACCGCAAGGTTGCTATCGGCAACGCGCAACAGTTGGTCGCTCCGCAAGATGTTGAGATACGCATTCGAGGCTTGCAGAATCAAGTCTTGTTCGGTTTGCAGCACCTGCGCGGCTTGGGCGCGCGCATTGAAATCGGCGATGCGCGTCGCAGCTTTGACACGCCCGCCGGTGTAAATCGGGTAATCGGCAGTCACGCCAATCGACTGCGAGTTCGAGAAACGGTCGCCGCTATTCGAGCCGCCGAAGTTTCCACCGGCTCCGCCGTTGTTTCCGCCTACGCCGCCATTATTATTGCCGCCGTTGTTTCCGCCACCATTATTTCCATTGCTGCTTGTGCTGCCGAAGTTGCCGGTGCCCGACGCATTGCCCGAAAGCCCGACTTGCAAGCCACCCTGACTCTTTGCCGTTCCGACGCGCGCCTGAGATGCGGCCAAGGCTGCGCGCGTCGCCGCCCGTTGCGGATTGTTGAGAAGTGTCAATCCAATCGCTTCTTCGAGCGTGAACTCCGGGCCGGCTGCCGAATTTTCCAGTCGCACATCGCCCAAACGCTTCGTTGTCTGCACATCGGGGGCGGGCGGCGAAGGCAAATCGGGAGAATCGACGCCAACTGCGGCAGCGCGCGCTTCGGTTTCGGGCGCAGCGGCATCGCCTTCGGCTTTGGCCTGAGTTTCGTCGCGCTCGGTTTTCTGCACCTGCGCGGCGGCATTCACCGGCGGCAGTGTCGATGCCGACTCGTCGCGGATTTCGGCTTGCGCCGGCGTCATTTCACCGGCGGGAAGGGGAGGCGGTGTCGTTGGGGCGTTCTGGGCAGCAGCGGGAAGGGCAAGGGCCGTAGTGAGAAGAAGAAGTCGGCGTTTCATCGCAGTCCTAAGTACGGTCGAGTTCGACCGTACTTTGTGTTAAGCAAAGTTAAGAATTTTTAATCGGTGTCATCGACGATAAAATCGGGTCGGAGTGCGCGGCAGCATCCAACAACTTGGAAAGAACTGCGAGCGTATCGCGCTGCTCGTCTTCCGACAGACAATCGCAAATTTCCATCGAACATTCGTGCAACGCCATACGCACCGTTTCCCATCGTTCTTCGCCGTGTGGCGTAATCACCACGCGCGAAACGCGCCGGTCATGGGCATCGGCCTTACGATGCACTAATCCATCGCGTTCCAACCGATCGACAACGCCGGTAATCGGCGCTTTAGAAAGCATCAAGCGAGTGCCAAGGGCCGAATGCGTGACGCCTTCTGCGCCGCCATGCGCGATGCAGCCCAGCGCCATCCATTGCGGCATCGTCAGTTGATATTGTTCCGCGCAGCGATTGCCCATCCGTTCGAGCACACTGTTGAGCAGGTAGATATGGCAGAACAAAGCTGCCGACACCGGGCGGTCGCTGCACGGCGCGAGTTCCGGCCCCATGCGTTTCATAAACGATTCGGCGACGCTGGGTTCAGGTAGGGAAGTGATTTTTTTAGGACGGCTCATGAATAATAGTTCCGATAAGAACTATTCTAATGCAAAACGAAATTGCTGCAAGGCCGCTGTGAAAGATTTCACCGTATAATTTGTAAAGAATTCTCAAGCCGTTCCACCCTGCAAACGAGGCCGCCGATGTCGATGATTTCGATTCGTAACCTGACTAAAACCTACCGCGATTTAACTGCCGTGCGCGACCTTAATCTCACCATCGAGAAAGGCGACGTGTTCGGTTTCATCGGGCCAAACGGCGCCGGAAAAACCACCACGATTAAAGTGCTGGCAACTTTGCTCGAACCGACTTCGGGGCAGGCGTTCGTCGATGGCGTCGATTGTGTCCGCAATCCGCTCGAAGTGCGCCGCCTTATCGGTTATATGCCCGACTTCTTCGGCGTTTACGACGACATGAAAGTCTGGGAATATCTCGACTTCTTCGCGGCGGCGTATAAAATTCCGGTCAATAAGCGAAAGAACATTATTGACGATGTTTTGGAACTCACCGACCTAACCGAAAAGCGCGAAGCCTATGTTGAAGGCTTGTCGCGCGGCATGAAGCAGCGCTTGTGTCTGGCAAAAACGCTTGTTCACGACCCCAAAGTGCTGCTATTAGATGAACCGGCGTCGGGCCTTGACCCGCGCGCGCGCATCGAATTTCGCGCGTTGCTTAAAGAACTGCAAAGCATGGGCAAAACGATTTTCGTGAGTTCCCATATCCTGCCCGAATTGGCCGACTTTTGTAACGTCGTCGGTATTATGGAACGGGGCAAATTGATTGTTGCGGGAAGCGTCAACGACATCGTGCAAAAGCTGGAAGGCGGCGTGGTTCTCGATGCGCGCATTGCGGGCGACTTGGCCAATGGAGAACGCGCACAACAGTTACTGCAAGGCTACGCCAATGTCAAAGGCGTGCGTGCGGCAGGAAACCATCTGGAAATCGAATTTACCGGCTCATCCGATGAATTTCCGGCGTTGCTTTCTCATCTGATTACGGGAGGCGTTCCCGTCGCCAGCTTCGCGCCGCGCGCTGCCGATTTGGAAGATGTCTTTATGAAAGTGACGGCAGGAGCGGTTCAGTAAGAACTCAGTTCAGTCGCCGGTGAGCAATCTGTCGCCGAGTTCTTGTGGCAAGCCCGCTTGCAAAATCGCTTCGCGCGCGGCTTGCCATGGATAATCGAGGGCGCGAACTTCCAGGTGGCGCGCAACCGTATCAAAAAGACCGTAGCGCGCTTGCGGATTGCCGTCGCGCGGCTGGCCGCATGAGCCGGGGTTCACCATGTATCGCTGCTGCGGATCGAGCTGCAGTTTTCCTCCGCGCAGGAAGTCGTCATTTTGCGGTCGTGTCGTTCCCTGCACCAAAGGCTGGCTATAAAATTCGGCGATGTGAGTGTGGCCATAAAAACATACGGGCCGCGTCATGAGAGCCAGCGACGTGCGGGCTGTCGGCGTATCGAAAACATATTCTTCGAGCGGGTCGCGGATGCTGCCATGCACCGCTTGAAATTCTTCTTCTTCGCGGTCAAGTGTGCTTTTGAGCGATTCAAGCCACGAGATGTTCACAACGCTGAGTTGGCGACGTGTCCAGCGCATCGCTGCGCTGGCGATCGAGTTGAAATCGGCGATGCTGAGCTGGTCGATGGCCGCCGCGTCGTGATTGCCGCGCAGACACCACGCTCGAATGTCGCGCAAGATTTGGCAGCATTCGTTCGGGTGCGCGCCATAGCCGACCACATCCCCCAGACAAAGCGCCTGATCGTACTGGCCTTGCGCGTGGGCCAACACGGCTTCCAATCCAAAACGGTTTGCATGAACATCGGATAAAAGAAGAATTCGCATTGATGTTGATGCTTGCAAGTGCTCTGCCTCGACTCTTGCGGTTTTGCGCTTCGCCTTGCAATAGTAAAGTGAAATTCGACCGTACTTATTCCTTCTTATGCACCTCGATTTTTCTTCGCTTGCGCCCCGCGACCGCTACAAGCTCTTAACTTCGCTTGTGGTGCCGCGCCCGATTGCACTGGTCACTTCGCTCAATCTCGACGGAGGCGTCAACGCCGCGCCGTTCTCGTTCTTCAATTGCATGGGCAGCGATCCGGCGATTGTCGTTTTGGGCGTGGGCGATCACACGCCCGATGTTCCCAAAGACACCGCGCATAATATAAAGAGAGCGGGCGAATTCGTGGTGAACCTCGTTGATGAAAATATGGCCGACGCGATGAATATCTGCGCGACCCATTTTCCCACCGGCGAAAGCGAAGTCGAAGCGGCGAAGCTGGAACTCGCGCCGTCGCAGCAAATTCAAACGCCGCGACTGGCTACTGCGCCCGCCAGCTTCGAGTGCTGCGAACATTCGCGTCTGGAAATCGGGCGCAACCGGATTATCATCGGCGAAGTTCTAGGGCTGCACATCCGCGATGATCTGCTCAATACCGAAAAGTTGTATGTCGATACATCAGGTCTGCATCTCATCGGGCGCATGGGCGGCGCGGGTGGTTACACGAGAACGCGCGACAGCTTTGAAATCCCGCGCCTTTCGTATGAGCAGTGGAAGAGTAGGTCCGAAAAAGAACAGGACTAACCGCCGCAATCGTATCAGGATAATGAGATAAGTCCAGTCGCAATCGACCGTACTCTTTGTTCTCTTTTCGAGATACAATGAGGGCACAATTCGGGAGGCCGTTATGAAACCTGCTGTGTGCCGTTGGGCCGTTGCCAGTCTTGTTTTTGTTGCACTGTCGGGTGCAGCCCGCGCTGTGCCGTCGAATGCACAAGTTATTAAAGACCTCAAAAGTCCGGGTGTTTTGTCGGTCAAGCTTGTGGGGAACGGGCGCCGCGTGTGGAACACCGCGACTTCGCAATACGTGTGGGATCGCACCGCGATTGTGGTGCGTAAAGCAAGCATTCCCGAATTTCCCAACGCCAGGCTCGAAATCGGCGGCATCGCCAGTTATTCGATTGTCGGCGGCAGCTTTCCCTTTCGCAAGTTTCTGGTTGGCTACAACCGCTACACCGGAATTCCCGCGCCCTCGGCCCAAACTGTTCTCAAACTTGTCAATGCCGACTTGCCGGAATTTCTCGGCGACTATTATATGCGGAGCAGCGTCGGCACCATCGAACCGATTGCACTTGCTTCCGAACCAAAGTGGAACTGGCACACGCCGAATTCGGTGTCGCTCCTTCTCACCAGCGGAATTACGCAGAAAGTTTCGGACACGCAGCTTGAAAAGAAGAAAATCGTGATGGAAGTGCGCCTTTACCGCGACGCCATCAAAAAGCCGTGGAATCGTTTCGGCTCGTCGCGCGCGTCGGAAACATCGTCAGGGAAAATCACGCGGGGTGAAGACGAAATCGCTGCGATGAAATCGCTCCACACCGTTGCGCTCGAACGGTCGGCAAAAGCGCGTCTGGCCTCTTTGCCTGACGTGCAAATTCCCGCCTTCAAATCCGACTTGGAAATGTTTGCTTTTCTGCATCAAACCTTGCGCGAAGGCGGCGCGGCCAAAACCGAAGCTGTCTTGCGCCGTTTGTTAGCGCCGCGCTACTTTGTCAAAGGCAGCGACGTGTTGCTCGATGACATTGGCGAAAACTTAATTGAAAGTGCTTTGCGCGAAGCCTTTAAAGGCAAAAGCACCTACGCCGAACAATACGGCCCGACGCCGAATATCGAAGATTACAGCGCCAATAGCATCACGTTTATCAACGCCGATGGCAAGCATCGGTCGAGCATGCAACTGGAACCATCGGGCGGGACGTGGCAGAACGGCGTGAAAGTCGGCGAAACGCTGAAGATTTCGCAATTTGGTCTTGGCATAAACGAGAACGCCGATGAAATCGCTCGCTTACGCTCGATTGCGCCCGCGACGCGCTTTGCCTTGCCTGCGGGCAGGAAATCATTCGCCGAACTGGGCACGCAAGTTGTCGAACAAAAGAAAACGCAGGAACAAGTCGCCCAGGTTAAAGCGATTCAATGGACGCCGTTTACTTCAGCGAATGCGCGTTTGAAAGTCTCTTTTCCGGGAACGCCAACCGAAACCGAAGGCAAGATGAACGATAAATATCCGATGTGGACAGTCGAGGGCAGCAACGATCTTGTGCTTTGCCGCGCGATTGCCATCATTTATCCGTCGCGCTTGAACCGGATGCAGGCGCAAACCATGGTTGATTCGGCACTTCAAAGCCTGGCGAAAAACAACAACATGACAATGCAGCAGCCAGCCGAAGTCAACGAGGGCACTTACAGCAAAATGGCGACACTTCAGAAAGATGGCGTTGTTCTCAAGGCCCGCGTTTTCGCGCAAGGCAATATGCTCTATCAACTGGTCATGAGTGCTTCGCCCGCGACGATGGCAACCGTGGGCGAACGAGATTTCTTCGGCTCGTTCCAAGCGCTGCGTTAATTGAGGTTTTGCAATGAAACGGGTACGGTTGAATTCGACCGTACCCGTTTTTTATGCGTTTCCGTTTATGCGTTCTCGAAAAGGTTGCCGCCCTTGTCTTCGCCGCGCGCCAGCCAGATTTTGTGCGTATCGTCGGGAAAAATCGTGGATGTCGTGGGGAAGTAACGCATGGTGTAACCGGCGCGGCGACGGGTCGACGTATTGGCGTCGGCCCCATGAATAATGCGCGCTTCGTGCAGGCTCGCTTCACCGGCGCACAACTCAAAAGTCACAGCGCGTTCGGTATCGACTTGCTCGGGCTTGATTTGCGAGGGGAAGATGTTTTTGCTGGCGTCGATGGCTTCGTAGTCGGAAAATCCGCCGGTGTGCGAACCGGGAACAACTTTCATCGCGCCGTTTTCGGCATCGACATCATCCAGCGCGAGCCATACGGTGCAAATACCTTCCATTGTGGAAATGCGCCCGTTCCAGTAGCTCGAATCTTCGTGCCACGGCGTTGCTTTGCCAACGCCTGCGGGTTTGGAAATGAAATGGCTGCTCCATAATCCGATATTTGGCCCGACAACGGGCTCGACCAAATCGAGAACTTCATCGGAAAGCAGAAATTCCAGCAGGCGTTCGTCGCGGAAGTGCATCGTGTCCAGATCGTCTTCGCCATAACGCACGAGATTCTCTTCAAAGATCGCCTTCAAACGCGCGAATTTGTCCGCTGAGAAAATCGGCTGATGCACGATCGTATAACCGTCGCGACCGTACTGCGCGACCTGTTCATCGGTGAGAAGGGAAGTTGGATTCATGCAGGAAGTCTTGCACCCAAAGCGCAACAAAGAAGTGCGCTACCTGCGATTTTTCTATACCCTGATGATATGACGCGTTTGCTCTGGGCAAATATTGCCCCGCATCACGACCTTCATACGGCCTTTATCGATATTCCTACGGCTCGTGGTTATGTCATGCCCCGGCACTGCCACGATTTCTATGAACTGATTTTGGTGCTGTCGGGACGCGCCGCGCATGACGTTGACGGAGATACCACTCTTCTCGAACCAAATCAGCTGATGCTGGTGCGGCCCGATGATGCACACACAATCCGTGTCGCGCGCGGCACCCATCTTCAATACATCAACATCGCGTTTCGCGCCGACCTGTGGCGCACCTTCTCGGCGCTGGGAAATTTCGGCGCGCTGGAAGAAGGAACGGTTCCTCATTGCATGGTCAAGCACGAAGTAGGGTCGGTGCGTCGATGTTTCGAGAATTTATTGGAGCCACAAACGCGAACACGCTCTGGTCTGTTGCGTTTGTTGTCGGAAACCGCGCCGCTTCTCATCGGAGAGAGTACGGTCGAATTCGACCGTACTTTCTCCGACGCACCCGACTGGTTGCAGCGCGCGTGCGCTGCGATGCGGGTCGAAGAGAATCTTCGCGGCGGCGTCCCGCGCTTGGTGGAGTTGTGCGGCGCAAGCGCAGGCCATGTTTCGCGAACTCTCAAAGCGCACAGCGGCCTCGCCCCGAGCGAATGGATTCTGGAACGCAAGCTGGAGCGCGCAGCGTCGCTGCTTTCGACGAGTCAACGCAGCATTGAAGAAATCGCGCGCGATTGCGGCTTTCAGAATGCGTCGTATTTTTATCGCACATTTGCGCGGCGCTACAAAATGGCACCACGCGCTTTTCGCTTGCGAGCATCACGCGCTGTTACCGCCCATTTATAACCGCAAATGCGTCCCGATTCGACCAGACTTTTCAGGTAAATTCTATTTCCGAGCATCGTACACGGATATTGAGAATTTTTTCACAAACTTTGTCAAAACGGGTTTATGGAGTCATTTCGCTGTGTTAGGCTTAATCATTGGCGAAGGTTTTCGCCACCTCTTCTTTCTCCATGCCGACTGAATTCGCACCGCAAAATCTGAATCCGCAATCAAACGCCGAAAGTGCGTCGCTTCCTCCTATGTGGGACGACACGCCCACGCGCGGTTTTTTGTGGTTTTCGCGTGCGGCGTGGGGTGTGTTGGCGTTCACTTTACTCATCATTCTCGGCGGCGCGTTTGTGCGCGCGAGCGGTTCCGGCGCGGGCTGTGGCAGCAACTGGCCCGATTGCGACGGCGCTGTGATTCCCGCTTTTAAGAGCATCGCGCAGGTTATCGAGTTCTCGCATCGCGCAACTTCGGGCCTGCTTGGTTTCGCTGTTCTCGGTTTGTGGATCGCGTCGTTTCGCGTTTTTCCGCGCGGACATTCGGCACGCAAAGCCGCAACTGCCGCGTTTCTCCTCACCGTTTGGGAAGCATTGATTGGCGCGGTTCTG
Proteins encoded in this region:
- a CDS encoding TolC family protein gives rise to the protein MKRRLLLLTTALALPAAAQNAPTTPPPLPAGEMTPAQAEIRDESASTLPPVNAAAQVQKTERDETQAKAEGDAAAPETEARAAAVGVDSPDLPSPPAPDVQTTKRLGDVRLENSAAGPEFTLEEAIGLTLLNNPQRAATRAALAASQARVGTAKSQGGLQVGLSGNASGTGNFGSTSSNGNNGGGNNGGNNNGGVGGNNGGAGGNFGGSNSGDRFSNSQSIGVTADYPIYTGGRVKAATRIADFNARAQAAQVLQTEQDLILQASNAYLNILRSDQLLRVADSNLAVSRERQRVATVRYEAGASARVDVYRANTVLAEAQQTRIAAVNAASQARANLNTLMGRLPEAPLRVASIDRLELRVPLPLEVAAEARAGSPTASLLELQTLASRSRPQGEVARNQVFAADAGIESARAQRKPNLGLSLSGFLRNPASFLGNFAVSLGLSVAQSLFDSGRTSAQVREARALADQSRANFDLQLLGVANQIETAITNIDTAQGQQQSAEASVGEAQAALAAAQLGYEAGARTAVEVTDAQTALLNAQTAAVNARFNLAQAQAQLSSAVGVATAEGQNAYRVALQQEKSGTQSTLSKELTAANAARRKELGIPERK
- a CDS encoding ABC transporter ATP-binding protein: MISIRNLTKTYRDLTAVRDLNLTIEKGDVFGFIGPNGAGKTTTIKVLATLLEPTSGQAFVDGVDCVRNPLEVRRLIGYMPDFFGVYDDMKVWEYLDFFAAAYKIPVNKRKNIIDDVLELTDLTEKREAYVEGLSRGMKQRLCLAKTLVHDPKVLLLDEPASGLDPRARIEFRALLKELQSMGKTIFVSSHILPELADFCNVVGIMERGKLIVAGSVNDIVQKLEGGVVLDARIAGDLANGERAQQLLQGYANVKGVRAAGNHLEIEFTGSSDEFPALLSHLITGGVPVASFAPRAADLEDVFMKVTAGAVQ
- a CDS encoding metallophosphoesterase family protein; this encodes MRILLLSDVHANRFGLEAVLAHAQGQYDQALCLGDVVGYGAHPNECCQILRDIRAWCLRGNHDAAAIDQLSIADFNSIASAAMRWTRRQLSVVNISWLESLKSTLDREEEEFQAVHGSIRDPLEEYVFDTPTARTSLALMTRPVCFYGHTHIAEFYSQPLVQGTTRPQNDDFLRGGKLQLDPQQRYMVNPGSCGQPRDGNPQARYGLFDTVARHLEVRALDYPWQAAREAILQAGLPQELGDRLLTGD
- a CDS encoding MarR family transcriptional regulator, whose amino-acid sequence is MSRPKKITSLPEPSVAESFMKRMGPELAPCSDRPVSAALFCHIYLLNSVLERMGNRCAEQYQLTMPQWMALGCIAHGGAEGVTHSALGTRLMLSKAPITGVVDRLERDGLVHRKADAHDRRVSRVVITPHGEERWETVRMALHECSMEICDCLSEDEQRDTLAVLSKLLDAAAHSDPILSSMTPIKNS
- a CDS encoding AraC family transcriptional regulator, which codes for MTRLLWANIAPHHDLHTAFIDIPTARGYVMPRHCHDFYELILVLSGRAAHDVDGDTTLLEPNQLMLVRPDDAHTIRVARGTHLQYINIAFRADLWRTFSALGNFGALEEGTVPHCMVKHEVGSVRRCFENLLEPQTRTRSGLLRLLSETAPLLIGESTVEFDRTFSDAPDWLQRACAAMRVEENLRGGVPRLVELCGASAGHVSRTLKAHSGLAPSEWILERKLERAASLLSTSQRSIEEIARDCGFQNASYFYRTFARRYKMAPRAFRLRASRAVTAHL
- a CDS encoding phytanoyl-CoA dioxygenase family protein — translated: MNPTSLLTDEQVAQYGRDGYTIVHQPIFSADKFARLKAIFEENLVRYGEDDLDTMHFRDERLLEFLLSDEVLDLVEPVVGPNIGLWSSHFISKPAGVGKATPWHEDSSYWNGRISTMEGICTVWLALDDVDAENGAMKVVPGSHTGGFSDYEAIDASKNIFPSQIKPEQVDTERAVTFELCAGEASLHEARIIHGADANTSTRRRAGYTMRYFPTTSTIFPDDTHKIWLARGEDKGGNLFENA
- a CDS encoding flavin reductase family protein, translating into MHLDFSSLAPRDRYKLLTSLVVPRPIALVTSLNLDGGVNAAPFSFFNCMGSDPAIVVLGVGDHTPDVPKDTAHNIKRAGEFVVNLVDENMADAMNICATHFPTGESEVEAAKLELAPSQQIQTPRLATAPASFECCEHSRLEIGRNRIIIGEVLGLHIRDDLLNTEKLYVDTSGLHLIGRMGGAGGYTRTRDSFEIPRLSYEQWKSRSEKEQD